The following proteins are co-located in the Paralichthys olivaceus isolate ysfri-2021 chromosome 2, ASM2471397v2, whole genome shotgun sequence genome:
- the LOC109645832 gene encoding DEP domain-containing mTOR-interacting protein, producing MERTSSIRRKAMGRQHKAEVMIAGEQLRLRLHDGKQIKERRYHLRTYPNCFVAQELIDWLVGHKEAPDRATAVCLMQYLMDNDIVHHVCDKRSLFKDAKLLYRFRKDDGTIPFNLEVKIFMRGQRLYEHLIGEKNSILQLREEHGVAYRRAFPGCQLIDWLLQNGEAESRRRGVELCRALQEHGIIQHVANKHDFFDSGLLYQFCINFRRRRRLSELLNEGEQDDDTESVAVSTQQDNHSDSPFVVRKNPPQEGNSAFHYVGSSTDLKPAQGGRRGSLNSLQLHSAGFPPLAQLSSASVVRCNPKSVLKRHFTCEELLAPGAPFIKKVLTVIGDPLGWGFVVRGRAPCYVQAVDHGSPAAAAGVKVQQFVCQVNGQCVLDLDYRTMTRLVMTGPRIVVLEVMEPLE from the exons ATGGAGCGAACAAGTAGCATTAGGAGAAAAGCCATGGGTAGACAACACAAGGCTGAAGTCATGATTGCTGGAGAACAACTCAG GTTGAGACTTCACGATGGAAAACAGATCAAGGAGCGACGCTACCACCTGCGCACGTATCCCAACTGTTTCGTCGCACAGGAGCTAATAGACTGGCTGGTGGGCCATAAGGAAGCTCCAGATAGAGCAACAGCTGTCTGTCTCATGCAGTACCTCATGGACAATGACATTGTTCATCACG TCTGTGATAAGAGGTCATTGTTCAAGGATGCCAAACTGCTGTACCGTTTCCGGAAGGATGATGGCACTATTCCCTTCAATTTAGAAGTTAAGATCTTCATGAGAGGACAACGGCTGTATGAACA CCTCATAGGGGAGAAGAACTCCATTCTGCAGCTGAGAGAGGAGCATGGTGTTGCATATCGGCGTGCCTTTCCTGGCTGCCAGCTGATTGACTGGCTCCTTCAGAACGGAGAAGCAGAAAGCCGGCGTCGGGGCGTGGAGTTGTGCCGTGCATTGCAGGAGCATGGAATCATTCAGCATG TGgcaaataaacatgacttcttCGACAGTGGACTACTCTATCAGTTCTGCATCAATTTTCGCCGCAGACGCCGACTATCTGAACTTTTAAATGAAGGTGAGCAAGACGACGACACTGAAAGTGTGGCGGTGTCGacacaacaagacaaccacTCGGACAGTCCATTTGTTGTGCGCAAAAACCCACCCCAGGAGGGCAACAGTGCTTTCCACTATG TGGGGTCAAGTACAGACCTGAAACCAGCGCAGGGTGGGCGCAGGGGAAGCTTGAATTCCCTTCAGCTTCACTCTGCTGGATTTCCACCTCTGGCCCAGTTATCCTCCGCCTCAGTGGTGAGATGTAACCCTAAATCAG TCCTTAAAAGacatttcacatgtgaagaattATTGGCGCCTGGTGCTCCCTTCATCAAGAAAGTGTTGACG GTGATAGGAGACCCCCTGGGCTGGGGCTTTGTCGTCAGAGGCAGGGCTCCCTGTTATGTTCAGGCCGTTGATCATGgaagtccagcagcagctgctggagtGAAG GTGCAGCAGTTTGTGTGCCAGGTGAACGGACAGTGTGTCCTCGACCTGGACTACAGGACCATGACCAGACTGGTGATGACTGGACCTCGCATTGTTGTACTGGAAGTGATGGAACCACTGGAATGA
- the adnpa gene encoding activity-dependent neuroprotective protein a, producing MYQLPVNNLTRIRRARKQVKKALGDIGLEFCKEAAEEFKEFCPNEQFVKGSLCLDICGWDPSYSKTQEYRSKPFCCTECPFSSKYYSGYKNHFRNVHRKSFDNKILLNCPYCSFTASKRTLETHVKIFHLPSSARQSIGSTQRTALQKTNKTYLDRIRQGDGVERAMYFCKKCSFRDSLYNVVRRHIYREHFQHIVSPYLGIVSESSVKNGASSVNGNNILCKRCQFSTRNYEALVQHVIEYHERIGAQVTTMIGHANIVVSRSQTLPAPSMIINRGHTIRAESTAQPVIGYLKPVAPVVKNQAPIAAKQMRATVACNNTVTETNAGGVCTAQTQKWKICTVCNELFPENLYSAHFESAHKAKRVWALAKYIMKIHNFTSKCLLCNRYLPSDTLLNHMLIHGLTCPQCHSAFHSVEKIMEHKAQTHPDDFVGPPGASPLTFDLTIKQDKSCNVQLVVLTFNMKESINGQDQSAPAQNSVPPPVKVTTQRMIENKSEQLSRGLSSTKSEVRKTLCPLCFTILKGPISDALAMHLRERHQVLQTMHPVEKKMTYKCIHCLGVYTSNMVASTITLHLVQCRAVGRNQASQGFKSALTLNSSGAGFLKRQPPVQATSNPKRLKLSKDARISSTAIGNQAESDGLALDPRSYEHKTYEARKDFLTAYFNRQPYLSAQEEEKLSASLWLWKSDISSHFVTKQRMCEKHCETKQVSVLLGFDMQALKKVNHEMIFEESKLVGTSVGRPGGLKSGTPSTHQNKQCETLNCTLKLSTNTETISIDSDSEPETEERPAENGNVEMTREENVKSLEPINLTEPVNTDEPSSEKDGPLQDGKANAWMTFC from the exons ATGTATCAGCTCCCAGTAAATAACCTCACCAGAATCAGGAGAGCGAGAAAACAAGTGAAGAAAGCACTCGGAGACATTGGACTGGAGTTCTGCAAGGAGGCTGCAGAG GAGTTCAAAGAGTTTTGCCCTAATGAGCAGTTTGTAAAGGGCAGTCTCTGCCTTGATATCTGCGGATGGGATCCATCATATTCTAAAACACAG GAATACAGGTCAAAGCCATTTTGCTGCACAGAGTGCCCGTTTTCTTCCAAGTACTACTCAGGCTACAAGAATCACTTCCGCAATGTACACAGGAAAAGCTTTGACAATAAGATTCTGCTCAACTGCCCATACTGCTCATTCACCGCAAGCAAGAGAACTTTGGAGACGCATGTTAAAATATTCCATCTACCCAGTTCAGCACGGCAGAGCATTGGGAGCACACAGAGAACTGCACTGCAGAAGACGAACAAAACGTATCTTGATAGAATCAGACAGGGAGATGGTGTCGAGAGAGCAATGTACTTTTGCAAAAAATGCTCTTTCCGGGACAGTCTGTACAATGTTGTGAGAAGGCACATCTATAGGGAACATTTTCAGCATATTGTCTCACCATATCTTGGAATAGTTTCAGAATCGTCTGTCAAAAATGGTGCAAGCTCTGTCAATGGTAACAACATCCTCTGTAAACGCTGCCAATTTTCCACTCGTAACTACGAGGCTCTAGTACAGCATGTTATAGAGTACCACGAGCGCATTGGTGCTCAGGTAACCACTATGATTGGACATGCTAACATTGTTGTCTCCAGGTCCCAGACCCTACCAGCTCCATCTATGATCATTAACAGGGGCCACACAATTAGAGCTGAATCAACAGCACAACCAGTTATAGGATATTTGAAGCCAGTGGCccctgttgttaaaaatcaGGCACCCATTGCAGCCAAACAGATGCGGGCCACAGTTGCTTGCAACAACACTGTGACTGAAACTAATGCCGGTGGTGTATGCACAGCCCAGACACAGAAGTGGAAGATATGCACAGTTTGCAATGAGCTTTTCCCTGAAAACCTTTACAGTGCTCACTTTGAAAGTGCACACAAGGCAAAGAGAGTGTGGGCACTGGCTAAATACATCATGAAAATCCACAACTTCACTAGTAAGTGTTTGCTTTGCAACCGCTACCTGCCCAGTGACACTCTACTCAACCACATGCTAATTCACGGACTCACTTGTCCCCAGTGCCACTCAGCTTTTCACAGTGTTGAGAAAATCATGGAACACAAGGCTCAGACTCACCCCGATGACTTTGTGGGACCCCCGGGTGCATCGCCGCTAACCTTCGATCTCACTATTAAACAAGACAAGTCCTGTAATGTTCAGCTTGTGGTTCTCACATTTAACATGAAGGAGTCTATCAATGGTCAAGATCAGTCGGCACCTGCTCAGAATAGTGTTCCACCTCCTGTCAAAGTAACCACTCAAAGAATGATTGAGAACAAAAGTGAACAGCTCAGTCGAGGTTTATCTTCAACAAAAAGTGAAGTACGTAAGACGCTATGTCCGCTGTGTTTCACCATCCTCAAAGGTCCAATCTCTGATGCTTTGGCCATGCATTTGAGGGAGAGGCACCAAGTGCTCCAAACAATGCATCCTGTTGAGAAAAAGATGACATACAAGTGCATTCATTGCTTAGGAGTGTACACTAgtaacatggtggcctccacaatAACACTGCATCTTGTGCAGTGCAGAGCAGTTGGAAGGAACCAGGCAAGCCAAGGCTTCAAGTCGGCCTTGACGCTTAACTCGTCTGGGGCTGGCTTTCTCAAGAGGCAGCCACCAGTACAGGCCACATCCAATCCCAAGAGGTTAAAGCTAAGTAAGGACGCAAGGATTTCCTCAACAGCCATCGGAAATCAAGCTGAATCTGATGGTCTTGCACTGGATCCAAGAAGCTATGAGCACAAGACATATGAAGCCAGGAAAGATTTCCTAACAGCCTACTTCAACCGTCAACCATACCTTTCTGCTCAGGAAGAGGAAAAGCTCTCTGCAAGTCTGTGGCTGTGGAAATCCGATATTTCTAGTCACTTTGTAACCAAGCAAAGGATGTGTGAGAAACACTGTGAGACCAAGCAGGTGTCTGTGCTGCTTGGCTTTGACATGCAGGCACTCAAGAAAGTTAACCATGAGATGATCTTTGAGGAGAGCAAACTCGTGGGCACCTCGGTGGGCAGACCTGGAGGCCTGAAGTCTGGCACTCCAAGCACACACCAAAACAAGCAGTGTGAAACACTAAACTGTACCTTGAAActtagcacaaacacagagaccaTTTCTATTGACTCCGACAGTGAACCAGAAACCGAAGAGAGACCAGCTGAGaatggaaatgttgaaatgacCCGAGAAGAGAATGTAAAATCCCTGGAGCCTATAAACCTGACAGAACCTGTAAACACAGACGAGCCTTCCAGCGAGAAGGACGGTCCATTGCAAGATGGGAAAGCAAATGCTTGGATGACTTTCTGTTAG
- the LOC109645834 gene encoding bcl-2-like protein 1 — protein sequence MSYSNRELVEFFISYRLSQRNYPTSLLRPEDAGGRTEGDNATSAASNGLLVNCRDRCGEQGMPPVTPSGGVEAVKAALLDSAEEFELLFTQAFSEVSLQLDITPDTAYHSFKNVMDEVFKDGVNWGRIVGLFSFGGVLCVECVEKNMSELVSRIADWMTMYLDERISPWIQSQGGWDCFAEIFGQDAAAGARRYRETVRRRLLVGVGVLTGVLIAMLIAKRQ from the exons ATGTCGTACAGCAACAGAGAGCTGGTGGAGTTCTTTATCAGTTACAGGCTGTCTCAGAGGAACTATCCCACCTCTCTACTGAGGCCAGAGGATGCTGGTGGGAGGACTGAGGGAGACAATGCCACCTCGGCCGCCAGTAATGGCTTGCTGGTCAACTGCAGGGACAGGTGTGGTGAGCAGGGGATGCCACCCGTCACCCCGAGTGGTGGCGTGGAGGCCGTGAAGGCAGCTCTCCTAGACTCTGCTGAAGAGTTTGAGCTGCTGTTCACGCAAGCGTTCAGTGAAGTTTCCTTGCAGCTCGACATCACTCCTGACACAGCCTACCACAGCTTCAAGAATGTGATGGATGAGGTGTTCAAGGACGGAGTCAACTGGGGACGTATAGTGGGCCTGTTTTCTTTTGGGGGTGTGCTGTGTGTGGAATGTGTGGAGAAGAATATGAGCGAGCTGGTCTCCCGCATTGCAGACTGGATGACCATGTACCTGGATGAGCGCATCAGTCCGTGGATCCAGAGCCAAGGAGGCTGG GACTGCTTTGCTGAGATTTTCGGACAAGACGCGGCTGCAGGAGCGCGGAGATATCGTGAGACCGTGAGGAGAAGGCTGCTAGTTGGAGTGGGGGTGCTAACAGGAGTGCTGATCGCGATGCTCATCGCTAAGAGACAATAA
- the gata1a gene encoding GATA binding protein 1a — MEDSSEQSQWVSPALLSSDALAGFSSEPGLLPPVEEGESYFSGQDSDYSGLSSFFSNPSHSRAASTYRHSSVRPVFSSPSLLSNLQLLDVPATHSLSSPYNPPASTWSSSPLTKTLLHSHPPTSIYTPGLSSSFAASRDGYSSPGRENRESPRLQEALKIERLSPLGGSGASSSFLNLTPATGSVYTPSSHSHPHMLSPYSSYMTGPQEYSSAALYSSPGAWISPSYSPKLRNKMRISTPEARECVNCGATATPLWRRDGTGHYLCNACGLYHKMNGQNRPLIRPKKRLIVSKRAGTMCANCHTSTTTLWRRNANGEPVCNACGLYFKLHNVNRPLTMKKEGIQTRNRKVSNKNKKSKKAAMFDQYSEMTQPASLDDNCGPYSLGPGTLLTYSHAPHLIPAPSPLHPSASLPYTHHLNTGMVPTLV; from the exons ATGGAGGATTCCTCAGAGCAGTCCCAATGGGTGTCTCCAGCTCTGCTCAGCTCAGACGCTCTCGCTGGTTTCTCCTCCGAGCCCGGCCTGCTGCCTCCAGTGGAGGAGGGTGAGTCTTACTTCTCCGGCCAGGACTCGGACTACAGTGGCCTTTCCTCGTTCTTCTCCAACCCAAGCCACAGCCGAGCAGCATCCACCTACAGACACAGCTCAG TTCGACCTGTGTTCAGCTCGCCGAGCCTCCTCAGCAACCTCCAGCTCCTTGACGTGCCTGCCACCCACTCCCTGAGCTCACCCTACAACCCCCCAGCCTCCACCTGGAGCAGCAGTCCTCTCACCAAGACCCTGCTGCACTCACACCCCCCGACTTCCATCTACACTCCCGGACTCAGCTCCTCCTTCGCCGCCTCCAGAGATGGATACTCCTCTCCGGGCAGAGAGAACAGGGAGAGCCCCAGGCTTCAGGAGGCCCTAAAGATCGAGCGTTTGAGTCCGCTGGGAGGGTCGGGTGCCAGCAGCAGCTTTCTGAATCTGACACCAGCCACTGGGAGTGTGTACACACCATCATCTCACTCCCACCCACACATGTTGAGCCCCTACAGCTCGTACATGACTGGCCCGCAGGAGTACAGTTCTGCTGCTCTGTACTCCAGCCCCGGGGCCTGGATCAGCCCCTCGTACTCCCCTAAACTCCGCAACAAGATGAGGATATCCACTCCAG AGGCCAGAGAGTGTGTCAACTGTGGAGCCACTGCTACCCCTCTGTGGCGTCGGGATGGTACAGGCCACTACCTGTGCAATGCCTGTGGATTGTATCATAAAATGAATGGACAAAACAGACCTCTGATCAGGCCCAAGAAAAGACTG attgTCAGTAAGCGTGCAGGTACAATGTGTGCCAACTGTCACACAAGCACAACAACGCTGTGGAGACGCAACGCCAATGGAGAGCCTGTGTGTAACGCCTGTGGACTCTACTTCAAACTGCACAAT GTCAATCGGCCCCTCACCATGAAGAAGGAGGGCATTCAAACACGCAACAGAAAAGTCTCCAACAAGAACAAGAAGAGCAAGAAGGCGGCCATGTTTGATCAGTACTCTGAGATGACCCAGCCGGCTTCTCTGGACGACAACTGCGGGCCCTATTCCCTCGGCCCCGGGACTCTGCTGACCTACAGCCACGCACCACATCTCATTCCAGCACCCTCCCCTCTGCACCCCTCTGCCTCCCTACCCTATACACACCACCTCAACACTGGCATGGTGCCCACACTAGTGTGA
- the LOC109629150 gene encoding ras-related protein rab7, whose amino-acid sequence MNEGKAGVTLKVVLIGNSGVGKSSFMNRYVNHRFTNMYRATIGTDFLSKTLNIDGHTVTLQLWDTAGTERFQSLGTPLYRGAHGCMLVFDVTSKASFSALELWRKEFLLQAEPQVPADFPFIVMGNKSDLGDREVSSRTALQWCEEIGAHYFEGSAKEDVGIEKPFLRAAEIGLQQYKKHTLENTGHFQITCKQPTETRNTCEC is encoded by the exons ATGAACGAAGGGAAAGCGGGTGTGACTCTGAAAGTGGTCCTCATTGGAAACTCTGG GGTGGGTAAATCCTCCTTCATGAACAGATATGTGAATCACCGCTTCACCAACATGTACCGGGCCACCATAGGAACTGACTTCCTCTCTAAGACACTGAACATAGACGGACACACAGTCACTCTGCAG CTGTGGGACACGGCAGGAACAGAGAGGTTCCAGTCTCTGGGTACACCTCTGTACAGAGGAGCTCACGGCTGCATGCTGGTCTTTGATGTCACGTCCAAAGCCAGTTTCTCTGCTCTGGAGCTGTGGAGGAAGGAGTTCCTGCTCCAGGCTGAGCCCCAGGTCCCAGCTGACTTCCCTTTTATTGTTATGGGCAACAAGAGTGACCTGGGTGACCGGGAG GTGTCGAGCAGGACAGCTCTGCAGTGGTGTGAGGAAATCGGAGCCCACTACTTTGAAGGAAGCGCCAAAGAAGATGTGGGCATAGAGAAGCCGTTTCTGAGAGCGGCTGAGATCGGCCTACAACAG tacaaaaaacacacattggaAAATACAGGACATTTCCAGATAACCTGCAAACAGCCGACAGAAACTCGCAACACCTGTGAGTGCTGA